From Pararhodobacter zhoushanensis, the proteins below share one genomic window:
- a CDS encoding esterase-like activity of phytase family protein, translated as MPARLLASTALLAVMAVPAVAQQMNFNRIASFAVALNLPEAEETSSEIIAATADGMTLVYTDSPAGSLGFVDITDPAMPQPLGALTLEGEPTSVGIAGAVAYVAVNTSASYVETGGALLTVDVATRAITDSCDLGGQPDSVAIAPDASFLAVAIENERDEELGEGGLPQMPGGWVAILPMTDGAVDCAAMIRADVTGLAEIGAEDPEPEFVAINDAGEIALTLQENNHIVIMDRTGAVLSHFSAGEATAENVDSAKDGQLVFDQTVTSLREPDGIAWVDADHVAIANEGDWNGGSRSWTIFDRDGGVTYESGSSLEHAIIEIGHYPEGRSGKKGTELEAIAAGTFDGTPMIFVGSERGSVIGVYDATDPAAPVLRQLLPSGIAPEGVLPIPSRNLLVTANEADLGQDGAARSHVMIYALQDAPAAYPQLTSAGTEELIGWGAISGMVASDDGMLYAINDSAYGAQPTIFVIDPAQQPARITRAIRVTRDGAAAQHLDLEGITLDGQGGFWLASEGRTDREVPHALVHVDAAGAILEEVMLPETLLAHETRFGFEGVTLIDGTLWMAVQREWGDDPAGMVKLVAYTPATGEWGAVHYPLTTPARGWVGLSEITVHGDYVYVVERDNQLGANAAIKQVMRIPLSQMVAAPLGSELPVVTPELVVDLLPHLTATGGYVLDKVESLAIAADGTMWIATDNDGVDDHSGETMFFALPPM; from the coding sequence ATGCCCGCCCGCCTCTTGGCCTCGACCGCGCTGCTCGCCGTTATGGCTGTGCCTGCCGTCGCTCAGCAGATGAACTTCAACCGGATCGCGTCTTTCGCGGTCGCCCTGAACCTGCCCGAGGCCGAGGAAACCTCGTCCGAAATCATCGCCGCCACGGCGGATGGCATGACGCTGGTCTACACCGACAGCCCCGCCGGTTCGCTGGGTTTTGTCGACATCACCGACCCCGCGATGCCCCAGCCGCTGGGCGCGCTGACGCTTGAAGGTGAGCCGACCTCGGTCGGGATCGCCGGTGCGGTGGCCTATGTCGCGGTGAACACCTCGGCGAGCTATGTCGAGACCGGCGGCGCGCTGCTGACCGTCGATGTCGCCACGCGCGCGATCACCGACAGTTGTGATCTGGGTGGCCAGCCGGATTCGGTCGCCATCGCGCCGGACGCCAGCTTTCTGGCCGTCGCGATCGAGAACGAGCGTGACGAAGAGCTTGGCGAGGGTGGCCTGCCGCAGATGCCCGGCGGCTGGGTCGCGATCCTGCCGATGACCGACGGTGCGGTCGACTGCGCCGCGATGATCCGCGCGGATGTGACCGGGCTGGCCGAGATCGGCGCGGAAGATCCCGAACCGGAGTTCGTGGCGATCAATGACGCGGGCGAGATTGCGCTGACGCTGCAGGAAAACAACCACATCGTCATCATGGACCGTACCGGCGCCGTGCTGTCGCATTTCAGCGCGGGCGAGGCGACGGCCGAGAACGTCGATAGCGCCAAGGATGGTCAGCTGGTCTTTGACCAGACCGTCACCAGCCTGCGCGAACCCGACGGGATCGCTTGGGTCGATGCCGACCACGTCGCCATCGCGAATGAGGGCGACTGGAACGGCGGCAGCCGCAGCTGGACGATCTTTGATCGCGACGGCGGCGTGACGTATGAGAGCGGCTCCAGCCTTGAGCATGCGATCATCGAGATCGGCCATTACCCCGAGGGGCGTTCGGGCAAGAAGGGCACCGAGCTGGAAGCCATTGCCGCCGGTACGTTCGACGGCACGCCAATGATCTTCGTCGGTTCCGAGCGGGGCAGCGTGATCGGGGTCTATGACGCGACCGACCCCGCCGCGCCGGTGCTGCGCCAGCTGCTGCCCTCGGGCATCGCGCCCGAAGGCGTGTTGCCGATCCCGTCGCGCAATCTGCTGGTCACCGCGAACGAGGCCGATCTGGGTCAGGACGGCGCGGCCCGTTCGCATGTGATGATCTACGCGCTGCAAGACGCGCCTGCTGCCTATCCGCAACTGACCTCGGCCGGAACGGAAGAGCTGATCGGCTGGGGCGCGATCTCGGGCATGGTCGCGTCGGACGACGGGATGCTCTATGCCATCAACGACAGCGCCTATGGCGCGCAACCGACGATCTTTGTGATCGACCCGGCGCAGCAGCCCGCCCGCATCACCCGCGCGATCCGCGTCACCCGTGACGGCGCAGCGGCGCAGCATCTGGATCTGGAAGGCATCACGCTGGACGGGCAGGGCGGTTTCTGGCTGGCCAGCGAGGGGCGCACCGACCGCGAGGTGCCGCATGCGCTGGTCCATGTCGACGCCGCGGGCGCGATCCTCGAAGAGGTCATGCTGCCCGAAACGCTGCTGGCCCATGAGACCCGCTTCGGGTTCGAGGGTGTCACGCTGATCGACGGCACGCTCTGGATGGCCGTTCAGCGCGAATGGGGTGACGATCCGGCGGGCATGGTCAAGCTGGTCGCCTATACCCCGGCCACCGGCGAATGGGGTGCCGTGCACTACCCGCTCACCACGCCCGCGCGCGGCTGGGTGGGGTTGAGCGAAATTACTGTCCATGGTGATTATGTCTATGTTGTCGAGCGCGACAACCAGTTGGGCGCCAATGCCGCGATCAAGCAGGTGATGCGCATCCCGCTGTCGCAGATGGTCGCCGCGCCTTTGGGCAGCGAACTGCCGGTGGTGACGCCGGAACTGGTGGTGGACCTGCTGCCGCATCTGACCGCGACCGGCGGCTATGTGCTCGACAAGGTCGAAAGTCTAGCCATCGCCGCCGATGGCACGATGTGGATCGCCACCGACAATGACGGCGTTGACGATCACTCGGGCGAGACGATGTTCTTCGCGCTCCCGCCGATGTAA
- the guaA gene encoding glutamine-hydrolyzing GMP synthase — MTQHSHDRLLIIDFGSQVTQLIARRLRELNVYCEIHPYQKVTDAFLTEFAPKAIIFSGGPDSVTREGSPRPPQSAYTLGVPILGICYGQQVMMQDLGGVVEAGQSHTAEFGRAYVKPTELKTDLFNGWFLDPNGREQVWMSHGDHVAKLAPGFDVYGTSSGAPFAMTADLERRFYAVQFHPEVHHTPNGATLYANFVRLAGFTGDWTMGAYREEMIQKIRDEVGDKKVICALSGGVDSSVTGILLHEAIGDQLTCVFVDHGMLRLNEAEQVVAMFRENYNLNLIHADESDLFLNALEGVSDPEVKRKTIGKLFIDVFQKYANEIEGAEFLAQGTLYPDVIESVSFSGGPSVTIKSHHNVGGLPEKMGLKLVEPLRELFKDEVRALGTELGLPASFIGRHPFPGPGLAIRCPGEITREKLDILRKADAIYIDQIRKHGLYDDIWQAFAAILPMRTVGVMGDGRTYDFALALRAVTSVDGMTADYYPFTHEFLGETSTRIINEVQGINRVFYDCTSKPPGTIELE; from the coding sequence ATGACCCAGCACAGCCATGACCGCCTCCTCATCATCGATTTCGGCAGCCAGGTGACGCAGCTGATTGCGCGCCGCCTGCGCGAGCTGAATGTCTATTGCGAAATCCATCCGTACCAGAAGGTGACCGACGCCTTCCTGACCGAGTTCGCCCCGAAGGCGATCATCTTCTCGGGCGGGCCCGATTCGGTGACGCGCGAGGGTTCGCCGCGTCCGCCGCAGAGCGCCTATACGCTGGGCGTGCCGATCCTCGGCATCTGCTACGGCCAGCAGGTCATGATGCAGGATCTGGGCGGCGTCGTTGAGGCGGGCCAAAGCCACACCGCCGAATTCGGCCGCGCCTATGTCAAGCCGACCGAGTTGAAGACCGACCTCTTCAACGGCTGGTTTCTGGATCCCAACGGGCGCGAGCAGGTCTGGATGAGCCACGGCGACCACGTCGCCAAGCTGGCCCCCGGCTTTGACGTCTACGGCACCTCGTCGGGCGCGCCCTTCGCCATGACCGCCGATCTGGAGCGCCGCTTCTACGCCGTGCAGTTCCACCCTGAGGTCCATCACACGCCCAACGGCGCGACGCTTTATGCGAATTTCGTCAGGCTGGCCGGGTTCACCGGTGACTGGACGATGGGTGCCTACCGCGAAGAGATGATCCAGAAGATCCGCGATGAAGTCGGCGACAAGAAGGTGATCTGCGCGCTGTCGGGCGGCGTGGACAGCTCGGTCACCGGCATTCTGCTGCACGAAGCCATCGGCGATCAGCTGACCTGCGTGTTCGTGGACCACGGCATGTTGCGGCTCAATGAAGCCGAGCAGGTCGTCGCGATGTTCCGCGAGAATTACAACCTGAACCTGATCCACGCCGACGAATCCGATCTGTTCCTGAACGCGCTTGAGGGGGTTTCCGACCCCGAGGTCAAGCGCAAGACCATCGGCAAGCTGTTCATCGACGTGTTCCAGAAATACGCCAACGAGATCGAGGGTGCCGAGTTTCTGGCGCAGGGCACGCTCTACCCCGATGTCATTGAATCGGTGTCGTTTTCCGGCGGTCCTTCGGTCACCATCAAGAGCCACCACAACGTCGGCGGGTTGCCCGAGAAGATGGGTTTGAAGCTGGTTGAACCGCTGCGCGAGCTGTTCAAGGATGAGGTCCGCGCGCTGGGAACCGAGCTGGGCCTGCCCGCTTCGTTCATCGGGCGTCACCCCTTCCCCGGACCGGGTCTGGCGATCCGCTGCCCCGGCGAGATCACCCGCGAAAAGCTGGACATCCTGCGCAAGGCGGATGCGATCTATATCGACCAGATCCGCAAGCACGGGCTCTATGACGACATCTGGCAAGCCTTCGCCGCGATCCTGCCGATGCGCACGGTCGGCGTGATGGGCGACGGGCGCACCTATGACTTTGCGCTGGCGCTGCGGGCGGTAACCTCGGTCGACGGGATGACCGCCGATTACTACCCGTTCACGCATGAGTTTCTGGGCGAGACCTCGACCCGGATCATCAATGAGGTGCAGGGCATCAACCGGGTGTTCTACGATTGCACCTCGAAGCCGCCGGGCACGATCGAGCTGGAATGA
- a CDS encoding trimethylamine methyltransferase family protein — MNEVRGERRTRGGGGAARRAERTAVSIETAKFIERKIPNFEILNEEALEIIEYNADTVLEEIGVNFVDNPGALALWREAGADVQGERVRIPRGLARALCKTAPSRFTQHARNPERNVEIGGKSLVLAPVYGPPFVRDLEGGRRYATIADFRNFVKLGYMSKWLHHSGGTVCEPTDIAVNKRHLDMLQAHMTLSDKPYMGSVTEPVRAEDSVAMSKILFGSDFVDQNAVMTSLININSPLTFDGVMMGALEVYARANQAAIISPFIVGGAMAPVTVAGTLTQVLAEVLAGVAYSQLIRKGAPVIFGAFVTSIDMNSGAPTFGTPEAAHITYGAGQLARRMNLPYRSGGSFCGSKLPDAQSAYETANTLNMALLSGVNFMLHACGWLEGGLVSSYEKFVLDADQLGALHHIAKGVSMDENGQAMDAIREVGPGGHYLGCQHTQNNFKTAFWRSDVLDYKPYETWEDEGARDSATLASVRVKKQLRDYQEPSLDPAIAEALQAYVDQRKASEPDAFG; from the coding sequence ATGAATGAAGTCAGGGGCGAGCGTCGAACCCGAGGCGGCGGCGGAGCCGCACGACGGGCCGAGCGGACGGCAGTGTCCATCGAGACCGCCAAATTCATCGAGCGCAAGATCCCCAACTTCGAGATCCTCAACGAAGAGGCGCTCGAGATCATCGAGTACAACGCCGACACCGTGCTTGAGGAAATCGGCGTCAATTTCGTCGATAACCCCGGTGCCTTGGCGCTGTGGCGCGAAGCCGGGGCCGATGTGCAGGGCGAGCGCGTGCGCATCCCCCGGGGTCTGGCCCGCGCGCTGTGCAAGACCGCGCCCTCACGCTTCACCCAGCACGCCCGCAACCCTGAGCGCAACGTCGAGATCGGCGGCAAGTCGCTGGTGCTGGCACCGGTCTATGGCCCGCCCTTCGTGCGCGACCTCGAAGGCGGGCGGCGCTATGCCACGATCGCGGATTTCCGCAATTTCGTAAAGCTGGGCTATATGTCCAAATGGCTGCACCATTCGGGCGGGACGGTCTGCGAGCCGACCGACATCGCGGTGAACAAGCGCCATCTGGACATGCTGCAGGCGCATATGACGCTGTCGGACAAACCCTATATGGGCTCGGTCACCGAACCCGTGCGCGCCGAGGATTCGGTGGCGATGTCCAAGATCCTGTTCGGCAGCGACTTCGTCGACCAGAACGCGGTGATGACCTCACTGATCAACATCAACTCGCCGCTGACCTTTGACGGCGTGATGATGGGCGCGCTTGAGGTGTATGCGCGGGCCAATCAGGCAGCGATCATCTCGCCCTTCATCGTTGGCGGCGCGATGGCGCCGGTGACGGTGGCGGGCACGCTGACGCAAGTGCTGGCCGAGGTGCTGGCGGGCGTGGCCTACAGCCAGCTGATCCGCAAGGGCGCGCCGGTGATCTTCGGGGCCTTCGTGACCTCGATCGACATGAACTCGGGCGCACCGACCTTCGGCACGCCGGAAGCGGCGCATATCACCTATGGCGCGGGGCAACTGGCCCGCCGGATGAACCTGCCTTACCGCTCGGGCGGGTCGTTCTGCGGCTCGAAACTTCCCGACGCGCAGTCGGCCTATGAAACCGCGAACACGTTGAACATGGCGCTGTTGTCGGGCGTCAACTTCATGCTCCACGCTTGTGGCTGGCTTGAGGGCGGGCTGGTGTCGTCGTACGAGAAATTCGTGCTCGACGCCGACCAGTTGGGGGCGCTGCACCATATCGCCAAGGGCGTGTCGATGGATGAGAACGGCCAGGCGATGGACGCGATCCGCGAAGTGGGGCCGGGCGGTCACTATCTGGGCTGCCAGCACACGCAGAACAACTTCAAGACCGCCTTCTGGCGCTCTGACGTGCTGGACTACAAACCCTACGAGACCTGGGAAGACGAAGGCGCACGCGATTCCGCGACGCTGGCGAGTGTCCGGGTGAAGAAGCAACTGCGCGACTATCAGGAGCCGTCGCTGGACCCCGCGATCGCCGAAGCGCTGCAGGCCTATGTGGACCAGCGCAAGGCAAGCGAGCCGGACGCGTTCGGCTAA
- a CDS encoding Lrp/AsnC family transcriptional regulator, translating into MTRPDLDPLDRKILMELQEDASQSLDDIARKVGSSKTPVWNRIRKMREQGVIGRQTVLLDPEALGLEACFFVLVRTADHDPEWQDRFLGSVRARPEVMEAHRLAGDIDYILKVRVTNARAYDAFYQALIRDVKIHNVTALLSMEEIKSTTILPV; encoded by the coding sequence ATGACCCGACCCGATCTCGACCCGCTCGACCGCAAGATCCTGATGGAATTGCAAGAAGACGCGAGCCAATCGCTCGACGACATCGCCCGCAAGGTCGGCTCGTCCAAGACGCCGGTCTGGAACCGCATCCGCAAGATGCGCGAGCAGGGCGTGATCGGTCGGCAGACGGTTCTGCTGGATCCCGAAGCGCTGGGGCTGGAGGCGTGCTTCTTTGTGCTGGTGCGTACCGCCGACCATGATCCCGAGTGGCAAGACCGCTTTCTGGGTTCGGTCCGCGCCCGTCCCGAAGTGATGGAGGCACACCGGCTGGCGGGGGATATCGACTATATCCTCAAGGTCCGCGTGACCAACGCCCGCGCCTATGATGCCTTCTATCAGGCGCTGATCAGAGATGTGAAAATCCACAACGTCACCGCGCTTTTGTCGATGGAAGAAATCAAGTCGACAACGATCCTGCCCGTGTGA
- a CDS encoding GMC family oxidoreductase: MDGAFDYVIVGSGSSGSVLAARLAEAGRRVLVLEAGVSDRRFYVHMPLGYGKLFYDPVVNWAYRTEPDPGLNGQRDYWPRGKVVGGSSSINAMVWIRGHASDYDDWQAAAGSSAWGWDAARAAYCAIEDNADGADAWRGQGGPLAIRSSRDAAHPLVAPYIAACEAAGLPRNADFNGERQEGAGTYQLTIKDGRRNSVARAFLRPALKTGRVALRTRAQVTRVVFEGKRAVGVEYRWRGALHQARAGEVILSGGAINTPQLLMLSGIGPAADLRAQGIEVLHDQPNVGAHLNDHQGINYTYRMTVPTMNDILRPWWGKALVGMQYLLTRGGPLSVSINHGGGFFRTDPSLDRPNMQLYFQAFSTLMPRDGERPILSPDPFPGLSIGLSNCRPTSRGRIELASNDPFAAPRIIANAFSTDHDVAEMLAAVKFIRHIAAQKPLADLIAEELRPGPAITSDAALIDDFRQRSGTVYHPSCTARMGADPATSVLDVDLKVRGVEGLRVCDASAFPTLIGGNTNAPAILMGWLGAERILAG, from the coding sequence ATGGACGGTGCATTCGACTATGTGATCGTGGGCTCGGGCTCTTCGGGCTCGGTGCTGGCGGCGCGGCTGGCCGAGGCCGGGCGGCGGGTGCTGGTGCTCGAGGCCGGGGTCAGTGACCGGCGGTTCTATGTCCATATGCCGCTGGGCTACGGCAAACTCTTCTATGATCCTGTCGTCAACTGGGCCTACCGGACCGAGCCCGACCCCGGCCTGAACGGACAGCGCGACTACTGGCCGCGCGGCAAGGTGGTGGGCGGGTCGTCGTCGATCAACGCGATGGTCTGGATACGTGGCCATGCCAGCGATTACGACGACTGGCAGGCAGCGGCGGGATCGTCCGCCTGGGGCTGGGACGCGGCGCGCGCTGCGTATTGCGCGATCGAGGACAATGCCGACGGCGCCGATGCGTGGCGCGGGCAAGGCGGGCCCTTGGCGATCCGTTCCAGCCGGGATGCCGCCCACCCGCTGGTCGCACCCTACATCGCCGCCTGCGAAGCCGCCGGGCTGCCGCGCAACGCCGACTTCAACGGGGAGCGCCAGGAGGGGGCAGGCACCTATCAGCTGACCATCAAGGACGGGCGGCGCAATTCGGTCGCGCGGGCCTTTCTGCGGCCAGCGCTGAAAACCGGGCGCGTGGCGCTGCGCACCCGCGCGCAGGTGACGCGGGTGGTGTTCGAGGGCAAGCGTGCCGTGGGCGTGGAATACCGCTGGCGTGGCGCGCTGCATCAGGCGCGGGCCGGCGAGGTGATCCTGTCGGGCGGCGCGATCAACACGCCACAACTCCTGATGCTGTCGGGCATCGGCCCTGCAGCCGATCTGCGCGCCCAAGGCATCGAGGTGTTGCACGACCAGCCCAATGTCGGCGCGCATCTGAATGACCATCAGGGCATCAATTATACCTACCGCATGACCGTGCCGACGATGAATGACATCTTGCGCCCATGGTGGGGCAAGGCGTTGGTGGGCATGCAGTATCTGCTGACGCGGGGCGGCCCGCTGTCGGTGTCGATCAACCATGGCGGCGGCTTCTTTCGCACCGATCCATCGCTCGACCGCCCGAACATGCAGCTCTATTTTCAGGCGTTCTCGACCCTCATGCCGCGCGACGGTGAGCGCCCGATCCTCAGCCCCGATCCGTTCCCGGGCCTGAGCATCGGTCTGTCGAACTGTCGCCCCACCAGCCGGGGGCGGATCGAGCTGGCGTCAAACGATCCCTTCGCCGCGCCGCGCATCATCGCCAACGCGTTCTCGACCGATCATGACGTGGCCGAGATGCTCGCAGCGGTGAAGTTCATCCGCCATATCGCCGCGCAAAAGCCGCTCGCCGATCTGATCGCCGAAGAGCTGCGGCCCGGCCCCGCCATCACCAGCGACGCGGCGCTGATTGACGACTTCCGACAGCGTTCGGGCACCGTCTATCATCCCAGCTGCACGGCACGGATGGGGGCGGACCCGGCGACCAGCGTTCTGGATGTCGATCTGAAGGTGCGTGGCGTCGAGGGGCTGCGTGTCTGCGATGCCTCGGCGTTTCCGACGCTGATCGGCGGTAACACCAACGCCCCCGCGATCCTGATGGGCTGGCTGGGGGCTGAGCGTATTCTGGCTGGCTGA
- a CDS encoding DUF934 domain-containing protein, translating into MTVLVKDKTFVPDDWHAGYVPLAALADRPDGVGVDLSSPELSAREWARLGTLLPRLALVRIRLRHFGDLAALDLAHAIRATGFDGRLRAHGAVLARAYTLIRCSGFSEVELDHAQASRQPAEHWRLDSAWQPIPRRGVWEPSQPAAVRRGDAEHR; encoded by the coding sequence ATGACGGTATTGGTAAAGGATAAGACGTTCGTGCCGGATGACTGGCACGCGGGCTATGTGCCCTTGGCGGCATTGGCCGACAGGCCGGACGGCGTGGGCGTCGATCTGTCATCGCCGGAGCTGAGCGCCCGCGAATGGGCACGGCTGGGAACGCTGCTTCCGCGGCTTGCGCTGGTGCGGATACGGCTGCGCCATTTCGGGGATCTGGCGGCGCTGGATCTGGCGCATGCGATCCGGGCGACGGGCTTTGACGGGCGGCTCAGGGCGCATGGCGCGGTGCTGGCGCGGGCTTACACGCTGATCCGCTGTTCAGGGTTCAGCGAGGTCGAACTGGACCATGCCCAGGCGAGCCGCCAGCCTGCCGAACATTGGCGGCTGGACAGCGCGTGGCAACCGATACCAAGGCGCGGCGTCTGGGAGCCGTCTCAGCCCGCAGCGGTGCGTCGCGGCGACGCAGAGCACCGCTGA